In a single window of the Terriglobia bacterium genome:
- a CDS encoding SUF system NifU family Fe-S cluster assembly protein, protein MPDLRGLYQEVILDHSKRPRNYRVLEGSAHRAEGYNPLCGDRVTIYLKVENGKINDLSFQGSGCAISTSSASLLTETLKGKTIDEADALFEKFHALVTGEADGKLADDDSLGKLAVFSGVAEFPIRVKCATLAWHTLRSALKGEKETVTTE, encoded by the coding sequence ATGCCAGATCTGCGCGGGCTATATCAGGAAGTAATCCTCGACCACAGCAAGAGGCCGCGAAACTATCGCGTTCTGGAAGGGTCCGCCCATCGCGCTGAGGGTTACAATCCGCTATGCGGCGACCGGGTCACCATTTATCTGAAGGTCGAGAACGGCAAGATCAATGACCTCAGCTTTCAGGGTTCGGGATGCGCGATTTCCACATCATCCGCCTCGCTGCTGACGGAAACTCTTAAGGGCAAGACGATCGACGAGGCCGATGCGCTGTTCGAGAAGTTCCACGCCCTTGTGACCGGCGAAGCTGACGGCAAGCTGGCGGACGACGATTCGCTGGGCAAGCTGGCGGTCTTTTCCGGGGTGGCGGAATTTCCCATCCGCGTGAAATGCGCAACGCTGGCCTGGCACACTTTAAGATCGGCGCTAAAGGGCGAAAAAGAAACAGTGACCACCGAATAA
- a CDS encoding DUF59 domain-containing protein, which produces MEDNNKSGEQRTAEETVFTPETRTEQPDEQKPALSGGDEAIALKEKVVEAVSTCYDPEIPVNIYELGLIYDISINPASEVTVKMTLTSPACPAAQSLPGEVEDKIRVMAKPKDVKVEVVWDPPWTPEMMSEAARLQLGMM; this is translated from the coding sequence ATGGAAGATAACAACAAGAGCGGCGAACAACGGACTGCGGAAGAGACCGTCTTCACGCCGGAGACCAGAACGGAACAGCCGGACGAGCAGAAACCGGCACTTTCCGGTGGCGATGAGGCCATCGCCCTCAAGGAGAAGGTGGTGGAAGCGGTGAGCACCTGCTATGACCCGGAGATTCCTGTTAACATCTACGAACTGGGATTGATCTACGACATCAGCATCAACCCCGCCTCAGAGGTTACGGTGAAGATGACGCTGACCAGCCCCGCGTGCCCCGCCGCCCAGTCGTTGCCCGGTGAAGTGGAGGACAAGATTCGCGTGATGGCCAAACCCAAAGATGTGAAAGTGGAAGTGGTGTGGGATCCCCCGTGGACCCCAGAGATGATGTCGGAGGCAGCCAGGCTGCAACTGGGCATGATGTAA
- a CDS encoding Rrf2 family transcriptional regulator, which produces MKLTSQEEYGLRCLLRLAREGESLTIPKISQKEGISNFYVAKLMRILRRGDLVKSVRGQAGGYELARPPDKIVVGEALAILGGRLYDPTFCQEHSGSEISCANSVDCSVRSLWRAVQLVIDQVLSKTTLKDLLSNEQEMTSWTGHLVKVTSAPIGPSPTPIPIDK; this is translated from the coding sequence ATGAAACTGACATCCCAGGAAGAATACGGACTGCGGTGCCTGCTGAGGCTGGCGCGGGAAGGCGAGAGCCTGACGATTCCCAAGATCAGCCAAAAGGAAGGTATCTCCAATTTTTATGTTGCCAAGCTGATGCGCATCCTGCGGCGCGGCGACCTGGTGAAAAGCGTCCGTGGGCAGGCCGGCGGGTACGAACTGGCGCGCCCACCGGACAAGATTGTGGTGGGAGAGGCGCTGGCGATTCTGGGCGGCCGGCTTTACGACCCAACATTTTGCCAGGAGCATTCCGGCAGCGAGATTTCCTGCGCGAATTCGGTGGACTGCTCGGTGCGTTCGTTGTGGAGGGCCGTGCAGTTGGTGATTGACCAGGTCCTGAGCAAGACCACGCTGAAGGACCTGCTCTCGAACGAACAGGAGATGACGTCATGGACCGGACACCTGGTCAAAGTAACTTCCGCTCCTATCGGTCCATCTCCGACGCCCATCCCTATCGATAAGTAG
- a CDS encoding aminomethyltransferase family protein: MNRDLIRSPLADFHLSQGATFAEYHGGLVPSRFTGPVQEHLAVRTAAGLFDFSFRAKFALTGRDASKFLHRIVSNDIKRLSAGEGTYATLLNPQGQILADLRVYAGHDRLLMDTDADLRTKAMDTLGRYIIGDQVQTDPLDTSALAFEGPNARGLLEKTLHEDLPAMKEFDHFATNFAGFPVRVVRISNTGEEGYEVWAAPKAIMGLWGAACGQAPSYNMLSCGTEALESLRIEAGIPRYGSELGEDTLPLEANLMNALSFDKGCYIGQEIVERARSRGHVNWKLAGVIIENAQPPAPGEKLTFDGDVVGEVTSACVSPSLQKTIALAYIRREHLEAGTQLQTSSGAAAEITTLPFYHSAAAQNPGE; this comes from the coding sequence ATGAATCGAGACCTGATCCGGAGTCCTTTGGCCGATTTCCACCTCTCGCAAGGCGCAACGTTCGCCGAGTATCATGGAGGTCTTGTTCCTTCCCGGTTTACCGGTCCCGTTCAGGAACACCTGGCCGTGCGCACGGCCGCTGGCCTTTTCGATTTTTCCTTTCGGGCAAAGTTTGCGTTGACGGGGCGGGACGCCTCAAAGTTCCTGCACCGCATTGTCTCGAATGACATCAAGCGTCTCTCAGCCGGCGAGGGCACTTATGCCACCCTGCTGAATCCACAAGGGCAGATTCTGGCTGACTTGCGAGTATACGCCGGCCACGACCGACTACTGATGGATACAGACGCAGACCTGCGCACCAAAGCGATGGATACCCTTGGCCGGTACATTATCGGAGACCAGGTCCAGACGGACCCGCTGGACACCTCTGCTCTGGCCTTTGAGGGACCGAATGCCCGAGGGTTGTTGGAAAAAACGCTGCACGAAGACCTCCCGGCAATGAAAGAATTCGATCATTTTGCGACCAACTTCGCGGGCTTTCCGGTCCGCGTGGTCCGTATCAGCAACACAGGCGAGGAAGGCTACGAAGTGTGGGCGGCGCCCAAAGCCATAATGGGTCTGTGGGGTGCGGCCTGCGGGCAGGCGCCGAGTTACAACATGCTGTCTTGCGGGACTGAAGCGTTGGAATCGCTGCGGATTGAGGCCGGGATTCCACGCTACGGCTCGGAACTGGGTGAAGACACGCTGCCGCTCGAAGCAAACCTGATGAATGCCCTTAGCTTTGACAAGGGCTGCTACATTGGCCAGGAAATTGTTGAACGGGCTCGAAGCCGCGGCCACGTGAACTGGAAGCTGGCGGGAGTAATCATCGAAAATGCCCAGCCACCCGCTCCCGGCGAAAAACTGACATTTGACGGGGATGTAGTCGGCGAAGTCACGAGCGCCTGCGTTTCGCCGTCGCTTCAAAAAACCATCGCCCTTGCATACATCCGCAGGGAGCATCTGGAGGCAGGCACGCAGCTCCAGACTTCTTCCGGTGCGGCGGCGGAGATTACAACCTTGCCCTTCTATCACAGCGCGGCGGCTCAAAACCCGGGAGAATAA
- a CDS encoding Ig-like domain repeat protein: MQRAIKWATGLLCAIAFFCGGFVILHGFLPPASINAWLPAGDLTAARSGAASVLLQDGRLLITGGNGASGALATTEILDPANGFTAGPPMNLARSNHVAVLLQDGRVLVAGGTDASGRASQSAELFDAAANSWSAAGPLMVGRSGATATLLPSGQVLIAGGAGNGAALASLELFDPSSNTFSLVAGALSSPRENHAAAMLPDGRVLITGGWDGTTLAPVPPATAGTANVLASTDIFDPSTGAVAPGPALTSPRMNFTATTALDGSIIAIGGTDGQNDLASIEVLAPGAGAFALSGAKLATARQGHQAFLLPHNSNVLVVGGTSSGAAISSAELYTPWTGATSVTSAMASARSGATGSPLFQNVLGAPVGIDGALLVAGGLDASSPPSTLQSAEVYGFATITTDKSDYPPGVPVTITGKGWQPGEVVQMSLVEVPDLDGDSPIPLSATADASGNIINNSFSTNIEDANIHFTLTAIGGASQAQTTFTDKNVSVSCSPNPVANNTGSTCTVSVQGGAVGATVNWTTSGTGTFTPSASCTVNNANPNQCSVTYTPTAVGTGTHTITATYTGSGGGSGSTGLGVFGPAVKLALSGATTDLPAGSTRMLTATIQDASGNTVAAGADSTLSVSFAKTGGAGTVSGLGSSSAVAGVATITVTGNLAGSVTITASATGSGGALLAGTGNPITFNVVPAATPDHFVFAAISSPQTAGTAFNVTITAQDAFNNTVTSFSGGGNKVSISSTGTLSGGTFTSNAFTNGVLTQSVTITNTGNFTITATGTGSPKPIGTSNSFTVNPGPVSASTSTVAASPASVPADNSTTSTITVTLKDANNNPVSGKTVSLTAGSGNSTISAPSGVSDANGVVTFTVKDGTAETVTYSAKDTTDNTTITQTATVTFTSVTVGTSTTVVSSVNPSVFGQSVTFTADVHAASGSTAPTGTVQFVIDGSNYGSPVTLGACIPSSMTDACASTSTAALTVNGGVAHTVTANYTHTGSFSDSSGSLSGGQTVNKADTTTTVGTITPEPSLVGQSYTVNYTVVAKSPGSGTPTGNVTVDDGNGNQCTATVAAASCSLASTSTGTKTITATYAGDTSFNGSNGTGSHVVSKRPTSTTVTSISPGSVALGVGATVTVTVVDTGAGAASNPTGTAALSSTDTNGSFSTCTLSQGVNPAGTVSCTATYTPGGTITGTTRTDTITASFTASDNVHQDSSDTTGKPVTVTKRLTSTTVTSLTPSSVVVAQSTTVRVTVVDTDSGTVSNPSGTVSLGTTGAGAFGSCTLAQGANPAGTVSCDATYTPSSAAASPQTITASFTATDNVHQSSADNTGKSLTVTRRSTSTTVGLSPASVVTGQSSSVTVTVADTESAGTKQFPTGTVTVTSSDANDVFTGTCTLASTLTSGQSTCSVSVKPPHVGTGSHTITATFAQTDVHLGSNGGTGLTVTKANTTTTVAASTNPIILGQSVSFTATVAVVSPGSGTPTGNVQFYIDGVAFGSSVALSGGSAASGSTTTLTAGPHNITAVYSGDDDFFGSNNNSSPLVENVNYNFLGLFDPYAPPPRGYKVKSAVPLVWQYADINGTVVNSSNANPAVQIYVAGACGGTDTGDILNIQASGNSGYQYDSTTNTWQFNWKTTGMNPGCYNVYIHSNLTGQTSQAFPIQLVR; the protein is encoded by the coding sequence ATGCAGCGTGCAATAAAGTGGGCCACCGGCCTGTTGTGTGCAATAGCATTTTTTTGCGGCGGGTTTGTAATCCTCCATGGTTTTTTGCCGCCGGCTTCCATTAACGCCTGGCTTCCCGCCGGCGATTTGACAGCAGCCCGTTCAGGCGCCGCCAGCGTCTTGTTGCAGGACGGACGACTTCTCATCACTGGTGGCAACGGCGCATCCGGCGCATTGGCTACCACCGAGATCCTTGACCCTGCGAACGGTTTCACGGCGGGTCCGCCAATGAATCTCGCGCGCAGTAACCACGTCGCCGTGCTTTTGCAGGACGGCAGGGTACTCGTGGCCGGCGGCACGGATGCCTCCGGCCGCGCTTCGCAAAGCGCCGAGCTCTTTGATGCTGCTGCCAATTCCTGGAGCGCCGCCGGTCCACTCATGGTTGGCCGCTCGGGCGCAACCGCTACTCTGCTACCATCGGGCCAGGTGCTCATCGCCGGAGGTGCTGGCAATGGGGCGGCTCTCGCCAGCCTTGAGCTTTTTGATCCGAGCTCGAACACTTTTTCCCTTGTCGCAGGCGCCCTGTCCTCGCCGCGCGAAAATCATGCCGCTGCGATGCTGCCTGACGGTCGCGTGCTCATCACCGGCGGCTGGGACGGCACCACGCTTGCGCCTGTGCCTCCGGCCACCGCCGGGACGGCCAACGTCCTTGCTTCTACCGACATTTTCGATCCCTCGACCGGCGCTGTCGCTCCCGGGCCGGCGCTAACCAGCCCTCGCATGAACTTCACCGCCACCACGGCCCTTGATGGCAGCATCATCGCCATCGGCGGGACTGACGGCCAGAACGATCTTGCTTCGATTGAAGTCCTCGCTCCTGGCGCCGGCGCTTTTGCGCTTTCGGGCGCCAAACTCGCCACCGCCCGTCAGGGACATCAGGCATTCCTGCTTCCGCACAACAGCAACGTTCTGGTTGTTGGTGGGACGTCCAGCGGCGCCGCCATCTCGTCCGCGGAGCTCTACACGCCTTGGACAGGCGCCACCAGCGTCACTAGTGCGATGGCATCGGCGCGTTCGGGCGCTACGGGCAGCCCGCTGTTTCAAAACGTGCTCGGCGCACCTGTCGGGATCGACGGGGCCTTGCTGGTCGCGGGTGGCTTGGACGCATCTTCGCCCCCCAGCACGCTGCAAAGCGCTGAGGTCTACGGCTTCGCAACCATTACCACCGACAAGTCTGACTATCCTCCCGGCGTTCCCGTCACCATCACGGGCAAGGGCTGGCAGCCTGGCGAAGTTGTCCAGATGAGCCTCGTAGAGGTCCCCGACCTCGACGGCGACAGCCCCATACCGCTCTCGGCCACCGCCGACGCCAGCGGGAATATCATTAACAACTCATTTTCAACCAACATCGAAGACGCCAACATCCATTTCACCCTCACTGCCATCGGAGGGGCCTCCCAGGCACAGACAACGTTTACCGACAAGAACGTGTCCGTGAGTTGCAGTCCAAACCCGGTGGCAAACAATACCGGAAGCACTTGCACGGTTTCTGTCCAGGGCGGGGCTGTAGGGGCAACGGTCAACTGGACGACCAGTGGCACCGGCACCTTCACGCCGTCGGCGAGTTGCACCGTCAATAATGCCAATCCTAACCAGTGCTCCGTCACCTACACTCCGACTGCGGTTGGTACGGGGACTCACACGATAACCGCAACCTACACAGGCAGTGGCGGCGGGTCTGGTTCCACTGGCCTCGGTGTCTTTGGCCCAGCGGTGAAGCTGGCATTGAGCGGCGCTACGACTGACTTGCCGGCGGGCAGCACGCGGATGCTGACCGCGACAATTCAGGACGCAAGCGGCAACACCGTTGCTGCGGGAGCGGATAGCACTCTGAGCGTGTCCTTCGCAAAGACAGGGGGCGCCGGTACGGTTTCCGGCCTGGGATCGAGCTCAGCGGTTGCCGGTGTGGCAACCATAACGGTGACAGGTAATCTCGCTGGCTCGGTGACGATCACGGCTTCGGCGACAGGTTCTGGTGGTGCTTTGTTGGCTGGCACAGGGAACCCGATTACCTTCAATGTCGTTCCCGCCGCAACTCCGGACCACTTCGTCTTTGCTGCGATTAGCAGCCCTCAGACTGCGGGGACAGCGTTCAACGTCACCATTACAGCTCAAGACGCGTTCAACAATACGGTAACCAGCTTCAGCGGTGGTGGCAATAAGGTGAGCATCAGCTCAACCGGAACGCTCTCCGGAGGCACGTTCACAAGCAATGCATTCACCAACGGTGTCCTTACCCAAAGCGTGACGATAACCAATACTGGAAACTTCACTATTACCGCGACCGGTACAGGGAGCCCCAAGCCGATTGGTACAAGCAACAGTTTTACGGTTAACCCTGGACCGGTCAGTGCCAGCACGTCAACGGTCGCGGCCAGTCCCGCTTCGGTGCCGGCTGACAACTCCACGACCTCGACCATCACTGTCACCTTGAAGGATGCGAATAACAACCCAGTGAGTGGCAAGACGGTCTCTTTGACCGCAGGCAGCGGCAACTCGACAATCTCTGCGCCCAGCGGAGTCTCCGATGCCAACGGTGTAGTGACCTTCACGGTCAAGGATGGGACGGCCGAAACCGTTACCTATAGTGCAAAGGACACGACAGACAACACTACCATCACGCAGACGGCCACGGTGACGTTCACCAGCGTGACTGTCGGGACCTCGACCACAGTGGTCTCTTCGGTCAACCCTTCGGTCTTTGGCCAAAGCGTCACGTTCACGGCGGACGTGCACGCCGCCTCGGGGTCGACGGCTCCCACCGGGACGGTGCAGTTCGTAATTGACGGTTCGAACTACGGCAGCCCGGTCACCCTGGGTGCGTGCATTCCCTCGAGCATGACCGATGCCTGCGCCAGCACCAGCACGGCGGCTCTCACTGTAAATGGTGGAGTTGCCCACACGGTCACAGCCAACTACACGCATACAGGCAGCTTCAGTGACAGCAGCGGGTCCCTCAGTGGCGGTCAGACCGTCAACAAAGCGGACACGACAACCACGGTGGGAACGATCACTCCTGAGCCTTCACTAGTGGGACAATCCTATACGGTCAATTACACGGTCGTTGCCAAGTCTCCGGGTAGCGGCACGCCAACGGGCAACGTCACGGTAGACGACGGCAACGGCAACCAATGCACCGCAACAGTAGCCGCTGCTTCCTGCTCACTTGCCTCCACTTCAACCGGCACCAAGACCATTACAGCTACCTACGCGGGTGACACGAGCTTTAACGGCAGCAACGGCACCGGCTCCCACGTTGTCAGCAAGCGCCCGACATCCACCACGGTGACCAGCATTTCGCCCGGCTCTGTCGCGCTGGGAGTAGGCGCCACGGTGACCGTCACGGTTGTGGACACCGGGGCAGGGGCCGCTTCTAATCCCACCGGTACCGCGGCCCTCTCAAGCACAGACACGAATGGCAGCTTCAGCACCTGCACGTTGTCACAGGGAGTGAACCCCGCTGGAACTGTCAGTTGCACCGCCACGTATACACCCGGAGGGACGATCACCGGAACCACCCGGACCGACACCATTACGGCCAGCTTTACGGCTAGTGACAATGTCCACCAGGACAGCAGCGACACAACCGGCAAGCCCGTTACGGTGACTAAGCGTTTAACCTCGACCACCGTGACCAGTCTCACGCCCTCATCGGTGGTCGTCGCGCAATCAACCACCGTGAGAGTGACTGTGGTTGACACAGACAGCGGGACGGTGTCAAATCCGTCAGGCACGGTGAGCCTCGGGACCACTGGCGCAGGCGCTTTTGGGAGCTGCACACTGGCACAGGGGGCCAACCCGGCCGGGACGGTCAGTTGCGACGCGACGTACACGCCTTCGAGCGCGGCAGCCAGCCCACAAACCATCACCGCCAGCTTCACGGCCACGGACAATGTCCACCAAAGCAGCGCCGACAACACGGGAAAGAGCTTGACCGTTACCAGGCGCTCAACCAGCACTACAGTTGGGTTAAGCCCGGCGAGTGTCGTGACAGGGCAGTCGAGCAGCGTAACAGTCACCGTTGCGGATACTGAAAGTGCCGGAACCAAGCAGTTCCCAACCGGCACGGTAACCGTGACTTCGTCCGATGCCAATGATGTTTTCACGGGAACCTGCACCCTGGCAAGTACGCTCACAAGCGGACAGTCCACTTGCTCGGTGTCGGTGAAGCCGCCTCACGTTGGGACGGGATCACATACCATCACGGCAACTTTCGCCCAAACAGATGTCCATTTGGGGAGCAACGGGGGCACTGGTTTGACCGTCACAAAGGCCAACACCACAACCACCGTTGCTGCCTCCACCAACCCCATTATCCTTGGTCAATCTGTGTCCTTCACTGCGACCGTGGCGGTTGTCTCTCCTGGCAGCGGCACTCCGACGGGCAATGTCCAGTTCTATATTGATGGTGTTGCTTTCGGATCATCTGTGGCCCTTTCAGGTGGATCGGCCGCCAGCGGTTCGACCACTACTCTGACCGCTGGTCCACACAACATCACGGCCGTCTACAGCGGCGATGACGATTTCTTCGGCAGCAACAATAACTCATCGCCACTCGTCGAAAATGTTAACTACAACTTCCTGGGATTGTTTGATCCATACGCGCCGCCACCGAGGGGATATAAAGTCAAGAGCGCCGTCCCGCTGGTATGGCAATATGCGGATATCAACGGGACAGTGGTGAACAGTTCCAACGCAAATCCCGCAGTGCAAATTTACGTGGCGGGTGCGTGCGGTGGGACTGACACGGGAGATATCCTCAACATCCAGGCGTCGGGGAACAGCGGTTATCAGTACGACTCTACAACCAACACCTGGCAATTCAACTGGAAGACGACAGGGATGAACCCCGGTTGCTACAACGTGTACATCCACAGCAACCTGACGGGCCAGACCAGTCAGGCGTTTCCAATCCAGTTGGTGAGGTAG